One genomic segment of Stigmatopora argus isolate UIUO_Sarg chromosome 18, RoL_Sarg_1.0, whole genome shotgun sequence includes these proteins:
- the hid1b gene encoding protein HID1b isoform X1 — protein MGSSDSKVHFRKAVVQLASTTQAVEAWDDVFWEQFWARPSTSIQDVFALVPAAEVRALREESPSNLATLCYKAVERLSRAADVGCPSERERAAALNCARLLTRLLPFIYEDADWRGFFWAGPLAALKQHCPDDDGDDWDGGRPLAESLLLAVADLLFCPHLTVRGHGDGVREAGAEAVDSCELIWEAGVGFAPSPVLNSSHDSNRTELLKLLLTCFSEVLYLSPAQSQGNPWVLFFCSAANRHALPLFTSLLNVVCAYDPWGRGFPYGHLLFWDRRRVLVEQALQVLVVALERPGPPEVEPEPDADSGQAHNQFVDFLSRIHREEDLSFILKGVSRLLNNPLAQTYLPNSSQKIGFHRELLVLFWKICHFNKVRRSRGDIRPAQLGGNSDTPLQKFLFLVLKSSHVLDILVPVLFFLDEARSDPADVGLVHTGVAILLLLSGERNFGVRLNKPFTLRVPMDVPVFNGTHADLLVVIFHRMMTGGGHGRLRPLFDCLLTVVVNVSPYLKSLSMVSADKLLHLLEVFSQPRFLFSAPNNHQLVFFLLEAFNNIVQYQFDGNSNLVYSLIRRRQLFYQLANTQTDAASIGEALLRRKKKKRREGEPAPTGPPSGIPDVTEKGQTGQDVGDPPRTPDEGPGVGGVIDSESSWERCRQDTRPESEGGARLSGDSSAPWTATPDWALCWKSKLPLQTIMRLLQVLVPQVEKICIDKALTDEREILKFLQHGTLVGLLPVPHPILIRKSQVNAATTSWFRTYAWGVVYLRNLDPPIWYDTDIRLFEIQKM, from the exons ATGGGAAGCAGCGACAGCAAAGTTCACTTCAGAAAGGCTGTCGTTCAGCTCGCCAGCACCACTCAG GCCGTGGAAGCGTGGGATGACGTCTTCTGGGAGCAGTTCTGGGCCCGCCCGTCCACCTCCATCCAGGACGTCTTCGCCTTGGTTCCGGCGGCCGAGGTCCGAGCGCTGAGGGAGGAGTCCCCGTCCAACCTGGCGACCTTGTGCTACAAG GCCGTGGAAAGGTTGTCCCGCGCGGCCGACGTCGGTTGCCCGTCAGAGCGGGAGCGCGCCGCCGCCCTGAACTGCGCCCGTCTGCTGACCCGCCTTTTGCCGTTCATCTACGAGGACGCCGACTGGAGAGGATTCTTCTGGGCCGGCCCGCTTGCCGCGCTCAAGCAG CATTGCCCCGACGACGATGGCGACGACTGGGACGGCGGTCGCCCCCTGGCCGAGTCGCTCCTCCTCGCCGTCGCCGATCTCCTCTTCTGTCCCCATCTGACCGTCCGGGGCCACGGAGACGGCGTGCGG GAAGCCGGCGCCGAGGCCGTCGACAGTTGCGAGTTGATCTGGGAGGCGGGCGTGGGTTTCGCCCCATCGCCTGTGCTCAACTCAAGCCACGATAGCAACAG GACGGAGCTCCTCAAACTGCTGCTGACGTGCTTCTCCGAGGTTCTTTACCTGTCGCCCGCCCAGAGCCAGGGCAACCCATGGGTGCTCTTCTTTTGCTCCGCCGCCAACAG ACACGCCCTCCCCTTGTTCACCTCTCTGCTGAACGTGGTCTGCGCCTACGATCCCTGGGGGCGGGGCTTCCCGTACGGCCACCTGCTCTTCTGGGACCGGCGCCGCGTCCTGGTGGAACAAGCGCTTCAGGTGCTGGTGGTGGCCCTGGAGCGCCCAGGCCCCCCCGAAGTCGAGCCGGAACCCGACGCAGAC TCGGGCCAAGCCCACAACCAGTTTGTCGACTTCCTGTCCCGGATCCACCGAGAAGAG GATTTGAGCTTCATCCTGAAAGGCGTGAGCCGTCTCCTCAACAACCCTCTGGCGCAGACGTACCTGCCAAACTCCAGCCAGAAGATCGGCTTCCACCGAGAGCTCCTGGTCCTCTTCTGGAAGATCTGCCACTTCAACAAGGTAAGAAGAAGCCGCGGCGACATCCGTCCAGCCCAGCTTGGCGGGAACTCCGACACGCCTCTCCAGAAGTTCCTCTTCCTGGTGCTGAAGAGCAGCCACGTTCTGGACATTCTGGTGCCCGTCCTCTTCTTCCTCGACGAGGCCCGATCCGACCCGG CCGACGTGGGTCTGGTGCACACGGGCGTGGCCATCCTGCTCCTGCTGAGCGGCGAGAGGAATTTTGGCGTGCGACTCAACAAACCTTTCACGCTGCGCGTCCCCATGGACGTCCCCGTCTTCAACGGGACGCACGCCGACCTGCTGGTGGTG ATCTTCCACAGGATGATGACCGGCGGTGGACACGGACGACTGCGGCCGCTCTTCGACTGCCTGCTCACTGTCGTCGTAAACG TGTCCCCGTACCTGAAGAGTTTGTCCATGGTGTCGGCCGACAAGCTGCTGCACCTTCTGGAGGTTTTCTCCCAACCCCGGTTCCTGTTCTCGGCCCCCAATAACCACCAACTGGTCTTCTTCCTGCTGGAAGCCTTCAACAACATCGTCCAGTACCAGTTTGACG GTAACAGCAACCTGGTCTACTCCTTGATCCGGCGAAGGCAACTGTTCTATCAGTTGGCCAACACGCAAACCGACGCGGCATCCATCGGCGAGGCGCTTTTAcgcaggaagaagaagaagaggagagaGGGCGAGCCGGCTCCGACCGGCCCCCCTTCGGGCATCCCCGATGTCACCGAGAAAGGGCAAACGGGTCAGGATGTCGGGGACCCTCCGCGGACCCCGGACGAGGGCCCTGGCGTGGGTGGAGTCATTGACAGCGAGTCCAGCTGGGAGCGTTGCCGCCAG GACACTCGGCCGGAGAGCGAAGGCGGCGCCCGCCTTTCAGGAGACTCTTCGGCGCCTTGGACCGCCACACCTGACTGG GCGCTGTGTTGGAAGTCCAAACTCCCCCTGCAGACCATCATGCGACTCCTGCAGGTTCTCGTCCCTCAAGTGGAAAAGATTTGCATCGACAA GGCTCTGACGGACGAGCGGGAGATCCTGAAGTTCCTCCAGCACGGCACTTTGGTGGGCCTCCTGCCGGTGCCGCATCCCATCCTGATCCGCAAATCGCAAGTCAACGCCGCCACCACCTCGTGGTTCCGCACCTACGCGTGGGGCGTGGTCTACCTGCG GAACCTGGATCCGCCCATCTGGTACGACACCGACATTCGACTCTTTGAGATTCAGAAGATGTAA
- the hid1b gene encoding protein HID1b isoform X2, whose product MGSSDSKVHFRKAVVQLASTTQAVEAWDDVFWEQFWARPSTSIQDVFALVPAAEVRALREESPSNLATLCYKAVERLSRAADVGCPSERERAAALNCARLLTRLLPFIYEDADWRGFFWAGPLAALKQHCPDDDGDDWDGGRPLAESLLLAVADLLFCPHLTVRGHGDGVREAGAEAVDSCELIWEAGVGFAPSPVLNSSHDSNRTELLKLLLTCFSEVLYLSPAQSQGNPWVLFFCSAANRHALPLFTSLLNVVCAYDPWGRGFPYGHLLFWDRRRVLVEQALQVLVVALERPGPPEVEPEPDADSGQAHNQFVDFLSRIHREEDLSFILKGVSRLLNNPLAQTYLPNSSQKIGFHRELLVLFWKICHFNKKFLFLVLKSSHVLDILVPVLFFLDEARSDPADVGLVHTGVAILLLLSGERNFGVRLNKPFTLRVPMDVPVFNGTHADLLVVIFHRMMTGGGHGRLRPLFDCLLTVVVNVSPYLKSLSMVSADKLLHLLEVFSQPRFLFSAPNNHQLVFFLLEAFNNIVQYQFDGNSNLVYSLIRRRQLFYQLANTQTDAASIGEALLRRKKKKRREGEPAPTGPPSGIPDVTEKGQTGQDVGDPPRTPDEGPGVGGVIDSESSWERCRQDTRPESEGGARLSGDSSAPWTATPDWALCWKSKLPLQTIMRLLQVLVPQVEKICIDKALTDEREILKFLQHGTLVGLLPVPHPILIRKSQVNAATTSWFRTYAWGVVYLRNLDPPIWYDTDIRLFEIQKM is encoded by the exons ATGGGAAGCAGCGACAGCAAAGTTCACTTCAGAAAGGCTGTCGTTCAGCTCGCCAGCACCACTCAG GCCGTGGAAGCGTGGGATGACGTCTTCTGGGAGCAGTTCTGGGCCCGCCCGTCCACCTCCATCCAGGACGTCTTCGCCTTGGTTCCGGCGGCCGAGGTCCGAGCGCTGAGGGAGGAGTCCCCGTCCAACCTGGCGACCTTGTGCTACAAG GCCGTGGAAAGGTTGTCCCGCGCGGCCGACGTCGGTTGCCCGTCAGAGCGGGAGCGCGCCGCCGCCCTGAACTGCGCCCGTCTGCTGACCCGCCTTTTGCCGTTCATCTACGAGGACGCCGACTGGAGAGGATTCTTCTGGGCCGGCCCGCTTGCCGCGCTCAAGCAG CATTGCCCCGACGACGATGGCGACGACTGGGACGGCGGTCGCCCCCTGGCCGAGTCGCTCCTCCTCGCCGTCGCCGATCTCCTCTTCTGTCCCCATCTGACCGTCCGGGGCCACGGAGACGGCGTGCGG GAAGCCGGCGCCGAGGCCGTCGACAGTTGCGAGTTGATCTGGGAGGCGGGCGTGGGTTTCGCCCCATCGCCTGTGCTCAACTCAAGCCACGATAGCAACAG GACGGAGCTCCTCAAACTGCTGCTGACGTGCTTCTCCGAGGTTCTTTACCTGTCGCCCGCCCAGAGCCAGGGCAACCCATGGGTGCTCTTCTTTTGCTCCGCCGCCAACAG ACACGCCCTCCCCTTGTTCACCTCTCTGCTGAACGTGGTCTGCGCCTACGATCCCTGGGGGCGGGGCTTCCCGTACGGCCACCTGCTCTTCTGGGACCGGCGCCGCGTCCTGGTGGAACAAGCGCTTCAGGTGCTGGTGGTGGCCCTGGAGCGCCCAGGCCCCCCCGAAGTCGAGCCGGAACCCGACGCAGAC TCGGGCCAAGCCCACAACCAGTTTGTCGACTTCCTGTCCCGGATCCACCGAGAAGAG GATTTGAGCTTCATCCTGAAAGGCGTGAGCCGTCTCCTCAACAACCCTCTGGCGCAGACGTACCTGCCAAACTCCAGCCAGAAGATCGGCTTCCACCGAGAGCTCCTGGTCCTCTTCTGGAAGATCTGCCACTTCAACAAG AAGTTCCTCTTCCTGGTGCTGAAGAGCAGCCACGTTCTGGACATTCTGGTGCCCGTCCTCTTCTTCCTCGACGAGGCCCGATCCGACCCGG CCGACGTGGGTCTGGTGCACACGGGCGTGGCCATCCTGCTCCTGCTGAGCGGCGAGAGGAATTTTGGCGTGCGACTCAACAAACCTTTCACGCTGCGCGTCCCCATGGACGTCCCCGTCTTCAACGGGACGCACGCCGACCTGCTGGTGGTG ATCTTCCACAGGATGATGACCGGCGGTGGACACGGACGACTGCGGCCGCTCTTCGACTGCCTGCTCACTGTCGTCGTAAACG TGTCCCCGTACCTGAAGAGTTTGTCCATGGTGTCGGCCGACAAGCTGCTGCACCTTCTGGAGGTTTTCTCCCAACCCCGGTTCCTGTTCTCGGCCCCCAATAACCACCAACTGGTCTTCTTCCTGCTGGAAGCCTTCAACAACATCGTCCAGTACCAGTTTGACG GTAACAGCAACCTGGTCTACTCCTTGATCCGGCGAAGGCAACTGTTCTATCAGTTGGCCAACACGCAAACCGACGCGGCATCCATCGGCGAGGCGCTTTTAcgcaggaagaagaagaagaggagagaGGGCGAGCCGGCTCCGACCGGCCCCCCTTCGGGCATCCCCGATGTCACCGAGAAAGGGCAAACGGGTCAGGATGTCGGGGACCCTCCGCGGACCCCGGACGAGGGCCCTGGCGTGGGTGGAGTCATTGACAGCGAGTCCAGCTGGGAGCGTTGCCGCCAG GACACTCGGCCGGAGAGCGAAGGCGGCGCCCGCCTTTCAGGAGACTCTTCGGCGCCTTGGACCGCCACACCTGACTGG GCGCTGTGTTGGAAGTCCAAACTCCCCCTGCAGACCATCATGCGACTCCTGCAGGTTCTCGTCCCTCAAGTGGAAAAGATTTGCATCGACAA GGCTCTGACGGACGAGCGGGAGATCCTGAAGTTCCTCCAGCACGGCACTTTGGTGGGCCTCCTGCCGGTGCCGCATCCCATCCTGATCCGCAAATCGCAAGTCAACGCCGCCACCACCTCGTGGTTCCGCACCTACGCGTGGGGCGTGGTCTACCTGCG GAACCTGGATCCGCCCATCTGGTACGACACCGACATTCGACTCTTTGAGATTCAGAAGATGTAA
- the LOC144092992 gene encoding uncharacterized protein LOC144092992 produces MPPARNVVRPFVLRFVSVFPTLPRSHVESGLKSSFLRVALIKASMPETAESHAFHLTTNRNCTIEVVNLTSAFCLHNPKVHMESGFPYSPPQPTVRLGRGEVCSFTKDDNTASGAVGLLTYELFHMSKKQCSEMLAVMFSVPFDYTFYKNWVGVGIFPKSRETDEKLYKEMYNSKDQGDFVRHKADGSGVEYRGRELEVAACMSNEGHAIIKLEIHDKSA; encoded by the exons ATGCCGCCCGCCCGGAATGTCGTTCGTCCGTTTGTCCTCCGCTTTGTCAGTGTCTTTCCCACTTTGCCACGCAGTCACGTCGAGAGCGGACTCAAATCGTCGTTCCTGCGCGTCGCCCTAATCAAA GCCAGCATGCCCGAGACCGCCGAGTCGCACGCCTTCCACTTGACCACCAACCGCAACTGCACCATCGAGGTCGTCAACCTCACCTCGGCCTTCTGCCTCCACAACCCCAA GGTTCACATGGAGAGCGGGTTCCCCTACAGCCCCCCGCAGCCCACGGTGCGCCTGGGCCGCGGCGAGGTGTGCTCCTTCACCAAGGACGACAACACGGCCTCGGGCGCGGTGGGCCTGCTGACCTACGAGCTCTTCCACATGAGCAAGAAGCAGTGCAGCGAGATGTTGGCCGTCATGTTCTCCGTGCCCTTCGACTACACCTTCTACAAGAACTGGGTGGGGGTGGGCATCTTCCCCAAGTCGCGCGAAACCGACGAGAAGCTCTACAAGGAGATGTACAACTCCAAGGACCAGGGAGACTTTGTGCGCCACAAGGCCGACGGCTCCGGCGTGGAGTACCGCGGGCGCGAGCTGGAAGTGGCCGCCTGCATGTCCAACGAGGGCCACGCCATCATCAAGCTGGAGATCCACGACAAGTCGGCCTAA
- the LOC144092994 gene encoding uncharacterized protein LOC144092994, with protein METHPENLLNTCERRLLQLHTMEPAAFSGERGGRTDGRTDGRTDGRTDGEQGEVCLPLSWPAGRPPPQPDLSPSIPHSLPKALRPLRQLSFSEREAIVFKCHAGLGVGDANVDHATSCAKRCPTFSPFPFGPATAATAATAVAPERRRARPLHSARPAMWPPIHVDYFQEDLCSHHPEEEDRRSWRVGDGAPTWGCGGRRPR; from the exons ATGGAAACCCACCCAG AGAATTTGTTGAACACTTGCGAAAGGCGCCTGCTGCAACTTCATACAATGGAACCTGCTGCATTTTCAG gagaaagaggaggaaggacggacggacggacggacggacggacggacggacggacggacggagagcAAGGTGAAGTTTGCCTGCCGCTAAgttggccggccggccggcctccCCCGCAACCCGACCTCTCGCCAAGCATCCCTCATTCGCTGCCAAAAGCGTTGCGCCCTCTTCGCCAGCTCTCTTTTAGCGAACGGGAGGCCATTGTTTTCAAATGTCACGCAGGACTTGGAGTCGGCGACGCCAACGTGGATCACGCAACGTCGTGCGCCAAACGATGCCCGACCTTTTCTCCTTTTCCTTTTGGGCCGGCGAcagcggcgacggcggcgacaGCGGTGGCGCCCGAAAGGAGACGGGCGCGCCCGCTCCACTCGGCCAGACCTGCCATGTGGCCACC cattcacGTGGACTATTTTCAAGAGGACCTTTGCTCCCACCACCCAGAAGAAGAAGACAGAAGAAGCTGGCGTGTTGGCGACGGCGCGCCTACTTGGGGTTGTGGAGGCAGAAGGCCGAGGTGA
- the LOC144092983 gene encoding monocarboxylate transporter 4-like yields the protein MGGAVADEGPGGVKAPDGGWGWAVLLGCFVITGFSYAFPKAVSVFFKELIKEFHVGYSDTAWISSILLAMLYGTGPLCSVLVNRFGCRPVMMVGGIFASLGMVLASFATTIVHIYLSVGVVTGLGLALNFQPSLIMLNRYFSEKRPLANGLAAAGSPVALCCLSPLGQILQYRYGWRGGFLILGGLLLNCCACGALMRPLAPPRKRGDAGLPATETEKKARPGRKLLDLSVFRDKGFVVYTVAASVMVLGLFVPPVFVVNYAKGLGYEDTHSALLLTVLGFVDMFARPLCGVVAGLKWVRPRCVYFFSFAMIFNGVTDLVGSQAHNYGGLVVFCMFFGLSYGMVGALQFEVLMAIVGTDKFPSAIGLVLLMEAIAVLLGPPGAGRLLDATHNYMYVFLLAGCEVVLSAVLMGAGNFLCIAKKRRDPDDAALEMAAPAAAEEEQESLGKQTEEKREEEGRENTEEGSS from the exons ATGGGGGGAGCGGTGGCGGACGAGGGACCCGGCGGGGTCAAGGCCCCCGACGGCGGCTGGGGCTGGGCCGTCCTGCTGGGCTGCTTCGTCATCACGGGCTTCTCCTACGCCTTCCCCAAGGCCGTCAGCGTCTTCTTCAAGGAGCTGATCAAAGAATTCCACGTGGGCTACAGTGACACGGCCTGGATATCCTCCATATTGCTGGCCATGCTCTACGGCACAG GTCCCCTGTGCAGCGTTCTGGTCAACCGGTTCGGCTGTCGACCGGTGATGATGGTGGGCGGGATCTTCGCCTCGCTGGGCATGGTTCTGGCTTCTTTCGCCACCACCATCGTGCACATCTACCTTTCCGTGGGCGTCGTCACGG GTCTGGGCCTGGCTTTGAACTTCCAGCCCTCCCTGATCATGCTCAACCGCTACTTCAGCGAGAAGCGACCCCTGGCCAACGGCCTGGCGGCCGCCGGCAGCCCCGTGGCCCTGTGCTGTCTGTCCCCGCTGGGACAAATCCTGCAGTACCGCTACGGCTGGAGGGGCGGCTTCCTCATCCTGGGGGGGTTGCTGCTCAACTGCTGCGCCTGCGGGGCCCTGATGAGGCCCCTGGCGCCGCCCCGGAAGCGCGGGGACGCCGGCCTCCCGGCGACGGAGACGGAGAAGAAAGCCCGGCCCGGGAGGAAGTTGCTGGACCTGAGCGTGTTCCGCGACAAGGGTTTCGTGGTCTACACGGTGGCGGCCTCCGTCATGGTGCTGGGCTTGTTCGTGCCGCCCGTCTTCGTGGTCAACTACGCCAAAGGCCTGGGCTACGAGGACACCCACTCGGCGCTCCTGCTCACCGTTTTGGGCTTCGTGGACATGTTCGCCCGTCCCCTGTGCGGCGTGGTGGCGGGGCTCAAGTGGGTCCGACCCAGGTGCGTCTACTTCTTCAGTTTCGCCATGATCTTCAACGGCGTCACCGATCTCGTCGGGTCTCAG GCCCACAATTACGGCGGTCTGGTGGTCTTCTGCATGTTCTTTGGCTTATCCTACGGCATGGTGGGAGCCCTGCAGTTTGAAGTCCTCATGGCTATCGTGGGCACCGACAAGTTCCCCAGCGCCATCGGCCTGGTCCTTTTGATGGAAGCCATAGCGGTACTGCTGGGTCCTCCCGGGGCAG GTCGCCTGCTGGACGCCACTCACAATTACATGTACGTCTTCCTGCTGGCCGGCTGCGAGGTCGTCTTGTCGGCCGTCCTGATGGGCGCCGGGAACTTCCTGTGCATCGCAAAGAAACGGCGAGATCCGGACGACGCCGCGCTGGAAATGGccgcgcccgccgccgccgaggaAGAGCAGGAGAGCCTGGGGAAGCAGACGGAGGAGAAACGGGAAGAGGAGGGGAGGGAGAATACTGAAGAGGGATCCTCCTAA
- the csnk1db gene encoding casein kinase I isoform X1, whose protein sequence is MELRVGNRYRLGRKIGSGSFGDIYLGTDISVGEEVAIKLECVKTKHPQLHIESKIYKMMQGGVGIPTIKWCGAEGDYNVMVMELLGPSLEDLFNFCSRKFSLKTVLLLADQMISRIEYIHSKNFIHRDVKPDNFLMGLGKKGNLVYIIDFGLAKKYRDARTHQHIPYRENKNLTGTARYASINTHLGIEQSRRDDLESLGYVLMYFNLGSLPWQGLKAATKRQKYERISEKKMSTPIEILCKGYPSEFATYLNFCRSLRFDDKPDYSYLRQLFRNLFHRQGFSYDYVFDWNMLKFGANRAAEEAERERRDREDRLRNPAARGVPAASGRPRGAQGRAPPTPLTPTSHAASPRQASGMERERKVSMRLHRDAPVNVSSSDLTGRQDTSRMSTSQMVSSALPAGLHPLAPR, encoded by the exons ATGGAACTTAGAGTCGGAAACCGATACAGACTCGGCAGAAAAATCGGAAGTGGTTCGTTTGGTGACATCTATTTAG GCACGGACATTTCTGTGGGCGAAGAGGTTGCCATTAAATTGGAATGTGTGAAGACCAAGCACCCCCAGCTTCACATTGAAAGCAAGATCTACAAAATGATGCAGGGAGGAG TGGGTATTCCAACTATAAAATGGTGCGGAGCAGAAGGTGACTATAATGTAATGGTGATGGAGCTGCTGGGACCCAGCCTGGAGGATCTCTTCAATTTTTGCTCCCGCAAGTTCAGCCTCAAAACAGTCCTCCTTCTCGCTGATCAAATG ATCAGCCGCATCGAGTACATCCACTCCAAGAACTTCATCCACAGAGACGTGAAGCCCGATAACTTTCTGATGGGGCTGGGGAAAAAGGGCAACCTGGTCTACATCATTGACTTTGGCCTGGCCAAAAAATACCGCGACGCCCGCACTCACCAGCACATCCCCTACCGCGAGAACAAGAACCTGACCGGCACGGCCAGATACGCCTCCATCAACACCCACCTGGGAATCG AGCAGTCCAGGCGTGACGACTTGGAGTCCTTGGGCTACGTCCTgatgtattttaatttgggcTCTCTGCCTTGGCAAGGCCTCAAGGCCGCCACCAAGAGGCAAAAGTACGAGCGCATTAGCGAGAAGAAAATGTCCACCCCCATTGAGATCCTCTGCAAAGGATACCCAT CCGAATTTGCCACCTACCTGAATTTCTGCCGTTCCCTGCGCTTCGACGACAAGCCCGACTACTCGTACCTGCGCCAGCTTTTCCGCAACCTTTTCCACAGGCAGGGATTCTCTTACGACTACGTGTTCGACTGGAATATGCTCAAGTTT GGAGCCAACCGTGCGGCGGAGGAAGCGGAAAGAGAGCGGCGTGACCGAGAGGACAGGCTGAGGAACCCGGCCGCCAGGGGAGTGCCGGCCGCGTCGGGACGCCCTCGGGGAGCCCAGGGTCGAGCCCCGCCCACCCCCCTCACGCCCACCTCGCACGCCG CTTCCCCACGTCAAGCGTCCGGTATGGAGCGGGAGCGAAAGGTCAGCATGCGCCTTCACCGCGACGCCCCGGTCAACGTCTCCTCGTCGGATCTGACCGGACGACAGGACACCTCGCGCATGTCCACCTCGCAG ATGGTGTCGAGCGCCCTGCCCGCCGGTCTCCATCCTCTGGCTCCTCGGTGA
- the csnk1db gene encoding casein kinase I isoform X2: MELRVGNRYRLGRKIGSGSFGDIYLGTDISVGEEVAIKLECVKTKHPQLHIESKIYKMMQGGVGIPTIKWCGAEGDYNVMVMELLGPSLEDLFNFCSRKFSLKTVLLLADQMISRIEYIHSKNFIHRDVKPDNFLMGLGKKGNLVYIIDFGLAKKYRDARTHQHIPYRENKNLTGTARYASINTHLGIEQSRRDDLESLGYVLMYFNLGSLPWQGLKAATKRQKYERISEKKMSTPIEILCKGYPSEFATYLNFCRSLRFDDKPDYSYLRQLFRNLFHRQGFSYDYVFDWNMLKFGANRAAEEAERERRDREDRLRNPAARGVPAASGRPRGAQGRAPPTPLTPTSHAASPRQASGMERERKVSMRLHRDAPVNVSSSDLTGRQDTSRMSTSQNSIPYEHHAK, from the exons ATGGAACTTAGAGTCGGAAACCGATACAGACTCGGCAGAAAAATCGGAAGTGGTTCGTTTGGTGACATCTATTTAG GCACGGACATTTCTGTGGGCGAAGAGGTTGCCATTAAATTGGAATGTGTGAAGACCAAGCACCCCCAGCTTCACATTGAAAGCAAGATCTACAAAATGATGCAGGGAGGAG TGGGTATTCCAACTATAAAATGGTGCGGAGCAGAAGGTGACTATAATGTAATGGTGATGGAGCTGCTGGGACCCAGCCTGGAGGATCTCTTCAATTTTTGCTCCCGCAAGTTCAGCCTCAAAACAGTCCTCCTTCTCGCTGATCAAATG ATCAGCCGCATCGAGTACATCCACTCCAAGAACTTCATCCACAGAGACGTGAAGCCCGATAACTTTCTGATGGGGCTGGGGAAAAAGGGCAACCTGGTCTACATCATTGACTTTGGCCTGGCCAAAAAATACCGCGACGCCCGCACTCACCAGCACATCCCCTACCGCGAGAACAAGAACCTGACCGGCACGGCCAGATACGCCTCCATCAACACCCACCTGGGAATCG AGCAGTCCAGGCGTGACGACTTGGAGTCCTTGGGCTACGTCCTgatgtattttaatttgggcTCTCTGCCTTGGCAAGGCCTCAAGGCCGCCACCAAGAGGCAAAAGTACGAGCGCATTAGCGAGAAGAAAATGTCCACCCCCATTGAGATCCTCTGCAAAGGATACCCAT CCGAATTTGCCACCTACCTGAATTTCTGCCGTTCCCTGCGCTTCGACGACAAGCCCGACTACTCGTACCTGCGCCAGCTTTTCCGCAACCTTTTCCACAGGCAGGGATTCTCTTACGACTACGTGTTCGACTGGAATATGCTCAAGTTT GGAGCCAACCGTGCGGCGGAGGAAGCGGAAAGAGAGCGGCGTGACCGAGAGGACAGGCTGAGGAACCCGGCCGCCAGGGGAGTGCCGGCCGCGTCGGGACGCCCTCGGGGAGCCCAGGGTCGAGCCCCGCCCACCCCCCTCACGCCCACCTCGCACGCCG CTTCCCCACGTCAAGCGTCCGGTATGGAGCGGGAGCGAAAGGTCAGCATGCGCCTTCACCGCGACGCCCCGGTCAACGTCTCCTCGTCGGATCTGACCGGACGACAGGACACCTCGCGCATGTCCACCTCGCAG AATAGCATTCCCTACGAACATCACGCCAAGTAG